The Ornithinimicrobium faecis genome includes a window with the following:
- a CDS encoding ABC transporter permease: MSTDTEISVRHPSSARVVADPPTTVSTATLTGVSRARSLRFGALPRPARFVVLRPGLLLSVALLAVVVLAAFAPSVLAPGDPLTGDTTQKLLAPSTQHWFGTDHLGRDLFTRMVHGTALSMRTALLAVVIASVIGGLFGLTAGFVGGGVDNAVMRVVDVLMAVPSLLLSLALIAALGFGSTNVAIAVAIGSIAGFARIARSQTLRVSQSTYVEAARSLGSRWHVTLRRHILPNASGPILALAVLEFGTAILAVSALSFLGYGAPRPAPEWGALVSEGRNFLATAGWLTMLPGLTIAATVLAVNRVSKALDGEWRTFR, translated from the coding sequence ATGAGCACCGACACCGAGATCTCCGTCCGCCATCCCAGCAGCGCACGCGTGGTCGCCGACCCGCCCACGACCGTCTCCACAGCCACGCTCACCGGGGTGTCCCGGGCGCGCAGCCTGAGGTTCGGTGCGCTCCCCCGACCCGCCCGGTTCGTCGTGCTGCGTCCTGGCCTGTTGCTGAGTGTGGCGCTCCTGGCGGTGGTGGTGCTGGCCGCCTTCGCGCCGTCGGTGCTGGCCCCTGGCGACCCGCTCACTGGTGACACAACGCAGAAGTTGTTGGCGCCCAGCACCCAGCACTGGTTCGGCACCGACCACCTGGGCCGTGACCTGTTCACGCGGATGGTGCACGGGACAGCGCTGTCGATGCGCACGGCCCTGCTCGCTGTCGTCATCGCGTCGGTGATCGGTGGCCTCTTCGGGCTGACCGCCGGGTTTGTCGGTGGCGGCGTCGACAACGCGGTGATGCGCGTGGTCGACGTGCTGATGGCCGTCCCGTCCCTGCTGCTGTCCCTTGCCCTCATCGCGGCCCTCGGCTTCGGCAGCACCAACGTGGCCATCGCGGTCGCCATCGGGAGCATCGCCGGCTTCGCCCGGATCGCCCGGTCGCAGACGCTGCGGGTGAGTCAGTCGACCTATGTCGAGGCCGCCCGGTCCCTCGGCTCCCGCTGGCACGTGACCCTGCGGCGGCACATCCTGCCGAACGCGTCGGGTCCGATCCTGGCCCTGGCCGTGCTCGAGTTTGGCACGGCGATCCTGGCCGTCTCGGCGCTCAGTTTCCTGGGCTACGGCGCACCTCGGCCAGCACCCGAGTGGGGTGCCCTCGTCTCCGAGGGCCGCAACTTCCTGGCCACCGCCGGCTGGCTGACCATGCTGCCCGGCCTGACCATCGCCGCCACGGTGCTCGCGGTCAACCGCGTCTCCAAGGCACTCGACGGAGAGTGGAGGACCTTCCGATGA
- a CDS encoding NtaA/DmoA family FMN-dependent monooxygenase (This protein belongs to a clade of FMN-dependent monooxygenases, within a broader family of flavin-dependent oxidoreductases, the luciferase-like monooxygenase (LMM) family, some of whose members use coenzyme F420 rather than FMN.) codes for MPKQVILGAHFPGVNNTTVWSDPRSGSHIEFESFRRFAQTAERGRFDFLFLAEGLALREQRGHIHDLDVVGRPDTLPVLAALAGVTEHLGLVGTINATFNEPYELARQFATLDLLSQGRAGWNVVTSSDAFTGRNFRRGGYLPREHRYARAESQVTANRHLWDSWDQDAVVADRESGQFRTGRDGDFAYTSHFFDIHGTFNTPRPTQGHPVIFQAGDSDDGREFAARTADAIFTGHGSGDDGRAFYRDIKGRLARYGRDPEDLKILPAATFIVGSTDEEARRISDTVRRQQVSGQTAQLILERIWNRDLSGFDPDGPLPDIEPESHPGALVQGRVQHVKDPAAEVARLRQLAADKNLSLREVAIEISARQNFVGSPETIADTLIESVETGVSDGYILVPHITPGGLDDFVDHVVPILTQRGALRSEYAAGSTLRDNLALGGARSATAWEAGSAAGLAELAGHELAGHDLAGHDVTERRASA; via the coding sequence ATGCCCAAGCAGGTCATCCTCGGAGCCCACTTCCCCGGGGTCAACAACACCACCGTCTGGAGCGACCCCCGCTCCGGCAGCCACATCGAGTTTGAGTCCTTCCGCCGGTTCGCGCAGACCGCCGAGCGCGGCCGGTTTGACTTCCTCTTCCTCGCCGAGGGCCTGGCGCTGCGCGAGCAGCGCGGACACATCCACGACCTCGACGTCGTCGGCCGCCCGGACACCCTCCCGGTGCTGGCGGCCCTCGCCGGCGTGACGGAGCACCTCGGGCTCGTCGGCACCATCAACGCCACCTTCAACGAGCCCTACGAGCTGGCCCGCCAGTTCGCCACCCTCGACCTGCTCTCCCAGGGCCGGGCGGGATGGAATGTGGTCACCAGCTCCGATGCCTTCACCGGCCGCAACTTCCGCCGTGGCGGCTACCTCCCCCGCGAGCATCGCTACGCCCGGGCCGAGAGCCAGGTCACCGCCAACCGCCACCTGTGGGACAGCTGGGACCAGGACGCCGTCGTGGCGGACCGGGAGTCCGGCCAGTTCCGCACGGGCCGGGACGGGGACTTCGCCTACACCTCGCACTTCTTCGACATCCACGGCACCTTCAACACCCCGCGGCCGACACAGGGTCACCCGGTGATCTTCCAGGCCGGCGACTCCGACGACGGTCGCGAGTTCGCGGCGCGCACGGCCGACGCGATCTTCACCGGTCACGGATCCGGGGATGACGGACGGGCCTTCTATCGCGACATCAAGGGACGCCTGGCCCGCTATGGTCGCGACCCCGAGGACCTCAAGATCCTGCCCGCAGCGACCTTCATCGTGGGATCGACCGACGAGGAGGCGCGCCGGATCTCCGACACGGTGCGCCGCCAGCAGGTCAGCGGCCAGACCGCGCAGCTGATCCTCGAGCGCATCTGGAACCGCGACCTCAGTGGCTTCGACCCCGACGGACCGCTCCCGGACATCGAGCCGGAGTCCCACCCGGGCGCCCTCGTCCAGGGCCGGGTGCAGCACGTCAAGGACCCCGCCGCAGAGGTCGCCCGTCTCCGGCAGTTGGCCGCGGACAAAAACCTGTCGCTGCGCGAGGTCGCCATCGAGATCAGCGCGCGGCAAAACTTCGTCGGCAGCCCGGAGACCATTGCCGACACCCTCATCGAGTCCGTCGAGACCGGCGTCAGTGACGGCTACATCCTGGTCCCGCACATCACACCCGGTGGGCTGGACGACTTCGTGGACCACGTGGTGCCGATCCTCACGCAGCGCGGTGCCCTGCGATCGGAGTATGCCGCGGGGTCGACTCTCCGAGACAACCTCGCTCTGGGAGGGGCCCGGTCGGCGACGGCCTGGGAGGCCGGATCCGCAGCCGGACTGGCCGAGCTGGCCGGTCACGAGTTGGCCGGCCACGACCTCGCTGGCCACGACGTCACCGAGCGGAGGGCGTCAGCATGA
- a CDS encoding ABC transporter substrate-binding protein, translated as MTTPRSRAARRLTVLSSATLLLAACSGAGAASTSNNAADPAAQTAQAPDEVTPGGTLRFAVGSDQGCVDPAQVGSNDTIYSVRHLVDSLTDQDPETGEIVPWLAESWEVSDDASTYTFTLREGATFSDGAPVDAEAVKANLDRLTELGARGTLARGYLAGYEGTEAVDERTVTVSFDAPNAQFLQATSTHTLGLLSPESAAQTDDERCASVIGSGPFVLDSYTPNASITLDKRADYDWGSSLWQHEGAAYLDRLEFSVVPESGVRLGAVQSGEVDVIGNIASQDELALSGSDVQLLPRSNPGIPFGLYLNHEVPLLSDPAVRKAISHAINREEITGAVYTSFVLPATSSLSSTTPLYADQSPLLGHDPAVAEQVLQEAGFTQGADGIYERGGERAAFEILWFNNAATNAPTLELIQQQLAAVGIEVTLSEGQVADWGTRIAEGDYQANWGNLTRADADILRTSYSSEGANSYRLPASDLDQVLADQAAAADPAERADLAAQAQEGVVAGYHSVPVVELTTVLAAGPTVYGVAYDASSRVQLFDAWIGQ; from the coding sequence ATGACGACACCCCGCTCCCGAGCCGCCCGGCGGCTCACCGTCCTCAGCTCCGCCACGCTCCTGCTCGCTGCCTGCAGCGGTGCCGGGGCGGCCAGCACCTCCAACAACGCCGCAGACCCCGCCGCGCAGACCGCGCAGGCCCCCGACGAGGTGACTCCCGGCGGCACCCTGAGGTTCGCGGTCGGCTCCGACCAGGGCTGCGTCGACCCCGCCCAGGTCGGCAGCAACGACACCATCTACTCGGTCCGCCACCTGGTGGACTCCCTGACCGATCAGGACCCGGAGACCGGCGAGATCGTGCCGTGGCTCGCCGAGTCCTGGGAGGTCAGCGACGACGCCAGCACCTACACCTTCACCCTGCGCGAGGGGGCGACCTTCAGCGACGGCGCCCCCGTCGACGCCGAGGCCGTCAAGGCGAACCTGGACCGGCTCACCGAGCTGGGCGCCCGGGGGACGCTGGCCCGCGGCTACCTCGCCGGCTACGAGGGCACCGAGGCCGTGGACGAGCGCACCGTCACGGTCTCCTTTGACGCCCCCAACGCCCAGTTCCTGCAGGCCACGTCCACGCACACCCTCGGTCTGCTCTCCCCGGAGTCCGCGGCCCAGACCGACGACGAGCGGTGCGCCTCGGTGATCGGCTCCGGCCCGTTCGTGCTGGACAGCTACACGCCCAACGCCTCGATCACCCTCGACAAGCGGGCTGACTACGACTGGGGCTCCTCCCTGTGGCAGCACGAGGGCGCGGCCTATCTGGACCGGCTGGAGTTCTCGGTCGTCCCGGAGTCCGGTGTCCGCCTCGGTGCGGTGCAGTCCGGCGAGGTCGACGTGATCGGCAACATCGCCTCCCAGGACGAGCTGGCCCTGTCCGGCTCCGACGTCCAGCTGCTCCCGCGCTCCAACCCGGGCATCCCGTTCGGTCTCTACCTCAACCACGAGGTTCCCCTCCTCAGCGATCCCGCTGTGCGAAAAGCGATCTCGCACGCCATCAACCGCGAGGAGATCACCGGGGCGGTCTACACCTCCTTCGTTCTCCCGGCGACGAGCTCGCTGTCCTCAACCACCCCCCTGTATGCCGACCAGTCACCTCTGTTGGGCCACGACCCGGCCGTCGCCGAGCAGGTGCTGCAGGAGGCCGGGTTCACCCAGGGCGCCGACGGCATCTATGAGCGGGGCGGTGAGCGTGCTGCCTTCGAGATCCTGTGGTTCAACAACGCGGCGACCAACGCCCCCACCCTGGAGCTGATCCAGCAGCAGCTGGCCGCCGTCGGCATCGAGGTCACCCTGAGCGAGGGCCAGGTGGCCGACTGGGGCACCCGCATCGCCGAGGGCGACTATCAGGCCAACTGGGGCAACCTGACCCGGGCCGACGCCGACATCCTGCGCACCTCCTACTCCAGCGAGGGGGCCAACTCCTATCGTCTGCCGGCCTCCGACCTGGATCAGGTGCTGGCCGACCAGGCCGCCGCCGCGGACCCGGCCGAGCGCGCTGACCTGGCGGCCCAGGCGCAGGAGGGCGTGGTCGCCGGCTATCACTCGGTGCCGGTCGTCGAGCTGACCACCGTCCTGGCCGCGGGCCCCACCGTCTACGGCGTGGCCTATGACGCCAGCTCGCGGGTGCAGCTGTTCGACGCCTGGATCGGACAGTAG
- a CDS encoding LLM class flavin-dependent oxidoreductase: MSVPLGVLDLVPVSSGSTPADALAHSMVLARRAEAAGYHRYWFAEHHLNAGVIGSSPAVTIALGGAATSTIRIGSGAVLTGHRTALSIAEEFGLLEAAYPGRIDLGLGRSGNRAKPSSTTVPKGPLPQEHRTPEGLFVPAPVPLGGLLASPRFQVANRLQFLPGAETAEYADTIALIQDALSGSLKVDDLALPEAAVVSATPAQLWILGSSRGESSALAGERGLRFGANYHVAPSGVIDAVRHYRDSFRPSDDLDAPHVIVSADVVVAPTDEEAHYLAAGYDHWVHSIRSGDGAIPYPHPEEALANPLGEAESALVDDRVRTRFVGSPETVVAGLQLLQGSTGADELLITSVTHDAEHRVRSHELLAAAWQQA, from the coding sequence ATGTCCGTCCCCCTGGGAGTCCTTGACCTCGTCCCGGTGAGCAGCGGCTCGACGCCGGCCGACGCCCTGGCGCACAGCATGGTGCTGGCGCGGCGTGCCGAAGCAGCGGGCTATCACCGCTATTGGTTCGCCGAGCACCACCTGAATGCGGGCGTGATCGGGTCCAGCCCGGCCGTGACGATCGCCCTCGGCGGTGCGGCGACCAGCACGATCCGGATCGGGTCCGGGGCGGTCCTCACCGGTCACCGCACAGCGCTGTCGATCGCGGAGGAGTTTGGCCTGCTGGAGGCCGCCTATCCGGGGCGGATCGACCTCGGGTTGGGTCGCTCCGGCAATCGCGCCAAGCCGTCGAGCACGACGGTCCCGAAGGGGCCACTCCCACAGGAGCACCGCACCCCGGAGGGCCTGTTCGTCCCCGCGCCCGTCCCCCTGGGTGGGTTGCTGGCCAGCCCCCGGTTCCAGGTGGCCAACCGACTGCAGTTCCTCCCGGGGGCGGAGACGGCGGAGTATGCCGACACGATCGCCCTCATCCAGGATGCCCTGAGTGGTTCGCTCAAGGTCGACGACCTGGCGCTGCCAGAGGCAGCGGTGGTCAGCGCGACCCCGGCGCAGCTGTGGATCCTGGGCAGCTCACGCGGCGAGTCCTCGGCCCTGGCCGGAGAGCGTGGCCTGCGCTTCGGCGCCAACTATCACGTGGCTCCCTCGGGGGTCATCGACGCGGTGCGGCACTATCGCGACAGTTTCCGTCCCAGCGATGACCTGGACGCACCCCACGTCATCGTGTCCGCCGACGTGGTCGTCGCGCCGACCGATGAGGAGGCCCACTATCTCGCGGCCGGCTATGACCACTGGGTCCACTCGATCCGCTCAGGTGACGGCGCCATCCCCTATCCCCACCCGGAGGAGGCACTGGCCAATCCCCTGGGAGAGGCCGAGTCAGCGCTCGTCGACGACCGCGTCCGCACCCGCTTTGTCGGCAGCCCCGAGACAGTCGTCGCGGGACTGCAGTTGCTGCAAGGCTCCACCGGGGCAGACGAACTGCTCATCACCTCGGTCACCCACGATGCCGAGCACCGGGTCCGCTCGCACGAGCTGCTCGCAGCGGCCTGGCAGCAGGCCTGA
- a CDS encoding dipeptide ABC transporter ATP-binding protein, translated as MSTTTRHDALGRPETDHTTRPVGPEVATPRARSEENPAPPHVGSEENPATPHVGSEVAAGLLSVRDLHVSYQTSKGIVPALRGVDLDIARGEVVALVGESGSGKSTLGHALIGLLADNAQIDQGSITLSGQDVSGWSENRFRSIRGRDVGLIPQDPTVSLNPVKRIGAQVIGALTAHRRLPRAQARTEAAALLERAGLDQPEQRMRQYPHELSGGMRQRVLIAISIASDPELLIADEPTSALDVTVQRRILDHLETLTRESGTSVLLVTHDLGVAADRADRIVVLNHGLVVEHGPVEEVLSNPQDSYTRRLLAAAPGLGGPTLTRTSAALASTAPTPATLTSATLTSAALTSAARPTAYGIERDTAPLVEVRNLVKEFRLPGARRGGDSVLRAVDDVSFTLHRGRTLALVGESGSGKSTTARLVLRLADPTEGTIAFAGDDITHARGREWRELRRRAQLVYQNPYASLDPRFSVKEVVTEPLRAFGIGDRRSQHETAARLLDRVALPESTLTRRPAELSGGQRQRVAIARALALNPDLVVCDEAVSALDVSVQAQVLELLAELQEQEDLTYLFITHDLGVVRQIAHEVAVMRSGQLVELAPTHQIFDQPEHPYTRELLGAIAGTRRPTRHDGDAS; from the coding sequence ATGAGCACAACGACGCGCCACGACGCGCTCGGTCGCCCCGAAACTGACCACACCACGCGCCCGGTCGGCCCGGAAGTCGCCACACCACGCGCTCGGTCGGAGGAAAACCCGGCCCCACCGCACGTCGGGTCGGAGGAGAACCCGGCCACACCGCACGTCGGGTCGGAGGTTGCGGCGGGCCTGCTCAGCGTCCGCGACCTGCACGTCAGCTATCAGACGAGCAAGGGCATCGTCCCGGCCCTGCGCGGTGTCGATCTGGACATCGCCCGCGGCGAGGTCGTCGCCCTGGTCGGTGAGTCCGGCTCGGGCAAGAGCACGCTCGGGCACGCGCTGATCGGGCTGCTGGCCGACAACGCGCAGATCGATCAGGGGTCCATCACCCTGTCGGGGCAGGACGTCTCCGGCTGGAGCGAGAACCGCTTCCGCAGCATCCGCGGGCGGGACGTCGGACTGATTCCCCAGGACCCGACGGTCTCACTCAACCCGGTGAAGCGGATCGGCGCCCAGGTCATCGGGGCCCTCACCGCACACCGTCGACTCCCCCGTGCCCAGGCCCGGACCGAGGCCGCGGCGCTGCTGGAGCGGGCTGGCCTGGACCAGCCGGAGCAGCGGATGCGTCAGTATCCGCACGAGCTCTCCGGTGGGATGCGGCAGCGGGTGCTGATCGCGATCTCCATCGCCTCGGATCCCGAGCTGCTCATCGCCGACGAGCCCACCAGTGCCCTGGACGTGACGGTGCAGCGCCGCATCCTGGACCACCTCGAGACGCTGACGCGGGAGTCCGGCACCTCGGTGCTCCTGGTCACCCACGACCTCGGTGTCGCCGCCGACCGCGCGGACCGGATCGTCGTGCTCAACCACGGCCTCGTGGTGGAGCACGGCCCGGTCGAGGAGGTCCTGAGCAACCCGCAGGACAGCTACACCCGGCGTCTGCTGGCCGCCGCGCCGGGACTGGGCGGACCCACGCTCACCCGAACCTCAGCCGCCCTCGCCTCCACCGCACCGACCCCAGCCACCCTCACCTCGGCCACACTCACCTCGGCCGCACTTACCTCTGCGGCCCGGCCCACGGCATACGGCATCGAACGGGACACCGCACCCCTGGTCGAGGTGCGCAACCTGGTCAAGGAGTTCCGCCTCCCCGGTGCGCGCCGCGGAGGGGACAGCGTGCTCCGGGCCGTCGATGACGTCAGCTTCACCCTCCACCGCGGGCGGACGCTTGCCCTCGTCGGCGAGTCCGGCTCCGGCAAGTCCACGACGGCACGGCTGGTGCTCCGGCTGGCCGACCCCACCGAGGGGACGATCGCCTTTGCCGGTGACGACATCACCCACGCCAGGGGCCGCGAGTGGCGTGAGCTGCGCCGTCGGGCTCAGCTGGTCTATCAGAACCCCTATGCCTCCCTCGACCCGCGCTTCAGTGTCAAGGAGGTCGTCACCGAGCCGTTGCGGGCCTTCGGCATCGGCGACCGGCGCAGCCAGCACGAGACGGCCGCCCGGCTGCTGGACCGGGTCGCGCTGCCGGAGAGCACACTGACGCGGCGACCGGCCGAGCTGTCCGGTGGTCAGCGCCAGCGGGTTGCGATCGCCCGGGCCCTCGCGCTCAACCCGGACCTGGTCGTCTGTGACGAGGCGGTCTCGGCCCTCGACGTGTCGGTCCAGGCCCAGGTGCTCGAGCTGCTCGCGGAGCTGCAGGAGCAGGAAGACCTGACCTATCTGTTCATCACCCACGACCTGGGCGTGGTGCGCCAGATCGCCCACGAGGTCGCGGTCATGCGCTCTGGCCAGTTGGTCGAGCTCGCCCCCACCCACCAGATCTTCGACCAGCCCGAACATCCCTACACCCGCGAGCTGCTCGGCGCGATCGCCGGCACCCGCCGCCCCACCCGACACGATGGAGACGCCTCATGA
- a CDS encoding ABC transporter permease — MARYIAVRLALAVGVLWAAYTVSFVILYLVPGDPVAAMASGGQEGTPVSAEELAALRAQYGFDDPLLVQYGARLWSALQGDFGASVQTGQSVTSAIAAALPNTAQLAGSAFALAVVGGIGLALLATFTQVRWLKQLLLGLPPLGVSLPTFWVGLVLVQWFSFQLGWLPALGEHGWRSLVLPAITLAFPIGAILAQVTASCLQEALAEPYIVTARATGITRRAIHLQHALRNAALPVLTIAGMVVGGLLAGSVVVETVFSRAGVGRLTVTSVGFQDLPVVQGIVVFAAAIFVIANLVVDLLLPLADPRVTVGKAST, encoded by the coding sequence ATGGCTCGCTATATCGCGGTCCGGCTCGCCCTGGCAGTGGGTGTGCTCTGGGCGGCCTACACCGTCTCCTTCGTCATCCTTTATCTGGTCCCCGGTGACCCCGTCGCCGCCATGGCCTCCGGCGGGCAGGAGGGCACCCCGGTGAGCGCGGAGGAGCTGGCGGCTCTGCGCGCGCAGTACGGCTTCGACGACCCGCTGCTGGTCCAGTACGGGGCCAGACTGTGGTCCGCCCTCCAGGGCGACTTCGGGGCCTCGGTCCAGACCGGGCAGTCGGTGACCTCGGCCATCGCGGCCGCCCTGCCCAACACGGCCCAGCTCGCCGGGAGCGCCTTTGCGCTCGCGGTGGTCGGCGGCATCGGGCTGGCCCTGCTGGCAACGTTCACCCAGGTGCGGTGGCTCAAGCAGCTCCTGCTCGGGCTGCCCCCGCTCGGCGTCTCGTTGCCGACCTTCTGGGTGGGGCTGGTGCTCGTGCAGTGGTTTAGCTTCCAGCTCGGCTGGTTGCCGGCGCTGGGTGAGCACGGCTGGCGCTCCCTGGTGCTGCCCGCCATCACCCTGGCGTTCCCGATCGGCGCGATCCTGGCGCAGGTCACGGCCAGCTGCCTGCAGGAGGCCCTGGCCGAGCCCTACATCGTCACCGCCCGGGCCACCGGGATCACCCGGCGGGCGATCCACCTGCAGCACGCCCTGCGCAACGCGGCACTGCCGGTGCTGACCATCGCGGGGATGGTCGTGGGTGGGCTGCTCGCTGGCTCCGTCGTCGTCGAGACCGTCTTCAGCCGGGCGGGGGTCGGTCGCCTGACCGTCACCTCCGTCGGGTTCCAGGACCTGCCCGTCGTCCAGGGGATCGTCGTCTTCGCGGCAGCGATCTTCGTGATCGCCAACCTCGTCGTCGACCTGTTGCTCCCCCTGGCCGACCCGAGAGTCACTGTTGGAAAGGCCAGCACATGA
- a CDS encoding flavin reductase family protein, translated as MTAQIAAASTPTVDVQTDVQADFKADFRATFRNSVGTVSVITAGTGLRPVGFTATSLTSVSLDPPIVSFNISRTASSWPTVSTARHLAAHLLATEHQDTAQIFATSGIDRFAAVGDWATGPHGIPVLGRCLARLVLEVHSCTHIGDSAVLLAEVQQIERSEGQPLLYHAGDYRHLPG; from the coding sequence ATGACTGCCCAGATCGCTGCGGCAAGCACACCGACGGTCGACGTCCAGACCGACGTTCAGGCTGATTTCAAGGCCGACTTCAGGGCCACCTTCCGCAACAGCGTCGGCACGGTCAGCGTCATCACGGCCGGGACTGGACTGCGGCCCGTCGGCTTCACCGCGACGTCCCTGACATCGGTGTCGCTGGATCCGCCGATCGTCAGCTTCAACATCTCCCGCACCGCGTCCAGCTGGCCGACCGTCTCCACGGCCCGGCACCTGGCGGCCCACCTGCTCGCCACCGAGCACCAGGACACCGCCCAGATCTTCGCCACCAGCGGGATCGACCGGTTCGCCGCGGTCGGTGACTGGGCCACGGGACCACACGGCATACCAGTCCTGGGCCGTTGCCTGGCCCGCCTGGTGCTCGAGGTGCACAGCTGCACCCACATCGGCGACAGCGCCGTGCTCCTGGCCGAGGTCCAACAGATCGAGCGCTCCGAGGGTCAACCCCTGCTCTACCACGCCGGTGACTACCGGCACCTGCCCGGCTGA
- a CDS encoding LLM class flavin-dependent oxidoreductase, translated as MSSSLPPTHLAIALDGTGWHPGSWLQPHSRAAEVFSGAYWTDLAREAERGLIDFVTIEDSLTVQGASPLDPTPVPGQGRLRGRLDASLLASFAATRTEHIGLVPTITTTHTEPFHVSKNLATLDHVSNGRAGWRVQVSGRPGEAEHFGRRTIPGSFDPNSSPEEKSARVGELFDEATEVVEVVRQLWDSWEHDAEIRDAATGRFIDRDKLHYVDFEGDFFSVRGPSITPRPPQGQPVVTSLGHATVPYELAARGADVLFVTPHDDADADWILAEVRDAEARVRTAETPLLVFADLEVVLDTPGSSGAERLAALGEAAGDEFASDALIFTGSAPELAALIGRWRGRGYAGFRLRPAEHAVDLPAITSELVPLLQEAGVFRTAYDQPTLRDRLGLPVATNRYATAS; from the coding sequence ATGAGTTCTTCGCTGCCTCCCACCCACCTCGCGATCGCCCTGGACGGCACCGGCTGGCACCCCGGCTCCTGGCTCCAACCCCACTCGCGTGCCGCCGAGGTCTTCTCCGGCGCCTACTGGACCGACCTGGCGCGTGAGGCCGAGCGCGGCCTGATCGATTTCGTCACCATCGAGGACTCCCTCACGGTGCAGGGGGCCTCACCGCTCGACCCGACGCCGGTGCCTGGGCAGGGCCGGCTGCGCGGCCGCCTCGACGCCAGCCTGCTGGCCTCCTTCGCGGCCACCCGCACCGAGCACATCGGTCTGGTGCCCACCATCACCACCACGCACACCGAACCGTTCCACGTGTCCAAGAACCTGGCGACACTCGACCACGTCAGCAACGGCCGGGCCGGCTGGCGGGTGCAGGTGTCTGGACGCCCGGGTGAGGCCGAGCACTTCGGCCGCCGGACGATCCCCGGCTCCTTCGACCCAAACTCCTCGCCGGAGGAGAAGTCGGCCCGGGTCGGTGAGCTGTTCGACGAGGCCACCGAAGTCGTGGAGGTCGTGCGCCAACTCTGGGACAGCTGGGAACACGACGCGGAGATCCGGGACGCCGCGACCGGGCGCTTCATCGACCGCGACAAGCTGCACTACGTCGACTTCGAGGGTGACTTCTTCTCGGTGCGCGGCCCCTCGATCACGCCACGCCCACCGCAGGGCCAGCCGGTCGTGACCTCCCTCGGGCACGCCACGGTCCCCTACGAGTTGGCCGCGCGCGGCGCCGACGTCCTGTTCGTCACCCCGCACGACGATGCGGACGCCGACTGGATCCTCGCGGAGGTGCGGGACGCCGAGGCCCGCGTGCGCACCGCCGAGACCCCGCTGCTGGTCTTCGCCGACCTCGAGGTCGTCCTGGACACCCCGGGCTCCAGCGGCGCAGAGCGACTGGCCGCACTCGGCGAGGCGGCCGGCGACGAGTTCGCCTCCGACGCACTGATTTTCACCGGGAGCGCGCCCGAGCTGGCAGCCCTGATCGGTCGCTGGCGGGGACGCGGTTATGCCGGCTTCCGTCTGCGGCCCGCCGAGCACGCCGTCGACCTCCCCGCCATCACCAGCGAGCTCGTCCCACTCCTGCAGGAGGCCGGCGTGTTCCGCACTGCCTACGACCAGCCCACCCTGCGCGACCGGCTGGGTCTGCCGGTCGCCACGAACCGCTACGCCACCGCGTCCTGA
- a CDS encoding NADPH-dependent FMN reductase: MSTVILVGNPRAGSRTATLATTLAQHLAESLPSAGADGPEILELAELVGITFTDEPAVASAPHPDPWGVVREADLLLVATPTYKGTYTGLLKIFLDHFQAGDLAGVVAIPVAIAGRPDHQESVGNTLRELLIELGASVPAPPLVLLEPQVLKATEHVTGWAREHTAALDRALSTVGAQR; encoded by the coding sequence ATGAGCACCGTCATCCTGGTCGGCAACCCGCGCGCCGGGTCCCGCACCGCCACCCTGGCGACCACCCTCGCCCAGCACCTCGCCGAGTCCCTGCCGTCCGCAGGCGCCGACGGTCCCGAGATCCTCGAGCTGGCCGAGCTGGTCGGCATCACGTTCACCGACGAGCCGGCCGTCGCCAGCGCACCACACCCCGACCCCTGGGGCGTGGTGCGGGAGGCCGACCTGCTGCTGGTGGCCACACCGACCTACAAGGGCACCTACACCGGCCTGCTCAAGATCTTCCTGGACCACTTCCAGGCCGGTGACCTGGCCGGGGTCGTCGCCATCCCGGTGGCCATCGCCGGCAGGCCCGACCACCAGGAGTCCGTGGGAAACACCCTGCGAGAGCTGCTGATTGAGCTCGGTGCGAGCGTGCCGGCGCCTCCCCTGGTGCTCCTGGAGCCCCAGGTGCTCAAGGCCACCGAGCACGTGACCGGCTGGGCCCGCGAGCACACTGCCGCCCTGGACAGAGCCCTTTCGACCGTGGGGGCGCAGCGATGA